The genomic DNA CAAGTTATCTAGCTCATTTTGATTTAAATAAATTGATGGCATTGTAATCCCCATAGATTTTATAGATATTTCTATTCCCCAGCTGCCTTATTGAATTCAAGGACTTTGCTCTCTTGAAGTCCGCCTTTACGGAGCAAATAATCAGTCACCTGCTGCATAGGTTCCCGTAACCTTTCAACAGTAATCTGGATATACCCAGCAGTAATGTCTCCATTGGTCTTATGGTTGAGGAGGCCTTTGACTGCATAGGCAGGTATGTTCAGGGATTCTGCGACGGTGGCAAAAGTACGACGCAGGTCATGTGGTGATACGTCTATCCCTGTCTCTTCCTTAATGCGAGCTTGGGCATAACGAAATCCTTGGTACGACTTGCCGTCCGGCCCACTGAGAACATGGCTTCCGCTGCTTTTTTCTTTCCGTTCCTCAATCAACTCAAGGAGGTAATCACTCAGGGGCAAGGTATGCGGCTCATTGTTCTTGGGGTCAGGGATGGTCAGGGTCTTTCCATCCAAATCCACATATTCCCAGGTCAAATCCAACACTTCAGTCCTTCTCAAGCCTGTTAATATGAGGATCAGGAAAAAGTCTCTGGCTAAATCACCATGCCTCAGTTTGGGTTTCTTTTTGCCCTGGCCAGGCTCTCGTTCCGGAACCTCTGGTAGCCTCATGACAGCCTGCATCCAGGGTTTGATTTCATGTTCCTGGAGATATCGTCTCCGCCTGCTTACTTTATACCAGGTCTTGGTCGCAGAGATGGCATTAACTGGATTGTCTGTAATGAGCGGCCGCCCATCAGGATAGGCATGTGCCTCCGAAGCATAGTTGAGCACTGCCCGTAGATATCGCATGGCCAAGTTTGCTCGGGCATGACTGGTTTTACCCAGTTTTTTATGTCTCCTGGATACCATGTCCCGATTGATATCTATAATAGGCTTAGACATCCAATCGGAAAATCCTTTCATTGCCCGACGGATGTCCTTTTGAGTCGTTGGCTTAAGTTCTCTGTTTTCAATGTACCCTTTGAGAGCTTCCTTGAGTGTCAACGATTCTGTTTTCTGCTGGTGGCGCTCGGCTATTGGATCTTCTCCTCCTGAGATCTTTCCAGCCAATTTCTGCGCTTCTTTCCGGGCGTCCTTGACCGTGACCTGTTCGTATCGGCCTATGGTCATCCTTCTTTTCTTGCCCTTGATCCGATCCTGATAGATATAAGACTTTGTTCCACTGGCCCATACAGCGATACCGAAACCGGGTATGGAG from Desulfovermiculus halophilus DSM 18834 includes the following:
- a CDS encoding tyrosine-type recombinase/integrase, with the protein product MKLTKRAIDAIAPPASGKRFYFDDSIPGFGIAVWASGTKSYIYQDRIKGKKRRMTIGRYEQVTVKDARKEAQKLAGKISGGEDPIAERHQQKTESLTLKEALKGYIENRELKPTTQKDIRRAMKGFSDWMSKPIIDINRDMVSRRHKKLGKTSHARANLAMRYLRAVLNYASEAHAYPDGRPLITDNPVNAISATKTWYKVSRRRRYLQEHEIKPWMQAVMRLPEVPEREPGQGKKKPKLRHGDLARDFFLILILTGLRRTEVLDLTWEYVDLDGKTLTIPDPKNNEPHTLPLSDYLLELIEERKEKSSGSHVLSGPDGKSYQGFRYAQARIKEETGIDVSPHDLRRTFATVAESLNIPAYAVKGLLNHKTNGDITAGYIQITVERLREPMQQVTDYLLRKGGLQESKVLEFNKAAGE